Proteins encoded together in one Coffea arabica cultivar ET-39 chromosome 2c, Coffea Arabica ET-39 HiFi, whole genome shotgun sequence window:
- the LOC113721946 gene encoding uncharacterized protein, whose protein sequence is MSAATAGKSSSKKRGSESDVSKSERLKRVVIEDDFDADLSNDIKGIMTALQQIRQKAQKDGEKKNEETISSVASEIKSNLDELRTKLEKDRQAFAKALSKSSKECENLLKNESTKFQAVYENFCKEKTVHMQGLKDAISKYEEEKEKLFMRYEQLRKKEKSMIAELEKACASRITDLEESLKKKKQDDKTFSILRKTLGSFLDNASDEDFPPDD, encoded by the exons ATGTCGGCAGCGACGGCGGGAAAATCAAGCTCGAAGAAGCGAGGCAGTGAATCAGATGTTTCGAAATCGGAGAGGCTGAAGCGAGTCGTCATAGAAGATGATTTCGACGCCGATCTCTCCAA TGATATTAAAGGAATTATGACGGCTCTGCAGCAAATTAGGCAGAAAGCTCAAAAGGACGGCGAGAAGAAGAACGAAGAAACTATTTCCAG TGTGGCATCAGAGATCAAGTCAAATCTTGATGAGTTGAGAACAAAGCTTGAGAAGGACAG GCAAGCTTTTGCTAAAGCGCTATCAAAGAGCTCAAAAGAG TGTGAAAATTTGTTGAAGAATGAATCTACCAAGTTTCAAGCAGTGTACGAGAATTTCTGCAAGGAGAAAACTGTACATATGCAGGGTTTGAAGG ACGCAATTTCGAAGTAcgaggaagaaaaggaaaaattattcATGCGATATGAACAATTAA ggaagaaagagaagagtATGATAGCTGAACTTGAGAAAGCCTGTGCAAGTAGAATTACTGACTTGGAGGAGTcgctgaagaagaagaaacag GATGACAAAACTTTTAGCATTCTGAGAAAGACTCTGGGTTCTTTTCTGGATAATGCTTCTGATGAAGACTTCCCACCAGATGATTGA
- the LOC113726014 gene encoding protein LOL5-like isoform X1, protein MGTEEKDLVKGGGGGGEEDDDDDDDGPPPGFHCIATQIEENLVKEEKDAEINENEDDEDEDVDGPPPGWSSIPPATFQPVHPSDVEMSDKQKEDENEEGPPPGWHSVPLASQSSEAVLADTQTGNHEDRTKYIDEGSQPGQKSVPPLKLLPPTPPRPLPAVSSPSEKGQMVCGSCRLLLAYPPGVKYVQCSCCQTVNLVLEDHQVGQVKCGGCAVLLMYPYGAPSVRCCSCRSVTEIGAHNRRPPLSVQQARRPLSVNRVH, encoded by the exons ATGGGGACTGAGGAGAAAGACCTCGtcaaaggaggaggaggaggaggagaagaagatgatgatgatgatgacgacGGCCCACCGCCTGGATTTCATTGCATTGCTACCCAAATAGAAGAAAATTTAGTTAAGGAAGAAAAAGATGCAGAAATTaatgaaaatgaagatgatgaagatgaagatgtcGATGGTCCACCACCTGGATGGTCTTCAATTCCTCCTGCAACCTTTCAGCCAGTTCACCCTTCTG ACGTAGAAATGTCGGACAAGCAAAAAGAGGATGAAAATGAAGAAGGGCCTCCACCTGGGTGGCACTCAGTTCCACTGGCCTCACAGTCATCAGAAGCTGTTCTTGCTG ATACACAAACGGGAAATCATGAAGACAGAACCAAATACATTGATGAAGGGTCCCAACCAGGGCAGAAATCTGTACCTCCACTGAAGTTGCTTCCACCTACACCACCTCGACCACTACCTGCAGTATCATCTCCTTCGG AAAAGGGTCAGATGGTTTGTGGTTCCTGCCGGCTGTTGCTTGCGTATCCTCCAGGAGTCAAATATGTCCAGTGCTCTTGTTGCCAGACTGTCAACCTTGTTCTAGAAG ATCATCAGGTTGGACAAGTCAAGTGCGGGGGTTGTGCAGTGTTGCTCATGTACCCATATGGAGCACCATCTGTCAGATGTTGCTCTTGCCGCTCTGTGACAGAAATTGGT GCTCACAACAGGCGACCCCCTCTATCTGTGCAACAGGCTCGCCGACCGCTTTCTGTCAACCGTGTTCATTAG
- the LOC113726014 gene encoding uncharacterized protein isoform X2 codes for MGTEEKDLVKGGGGGGEEDDDDDDDGPPPGFHCIATQIEENLVKEEKDAEINENEDDEDEDVDGPPPGWSSIPPATFQPVHPSDVEMSDKQKEDENEEGPPPGWHSVPLASQSSEAVLADTQTGNHEDRTKYIDEGSQPGQKSVPPLKLLPPTPPRPLPAVSSPSDHQVGQVKCGGCAVLLMYPYGAPSVRCCSCRSVTEIGAHNRRPPLSVQQARRPLSVNRVH; via the exons ATGGGGACTGAGGAGAAAGACCTCGtcaaaggaggaggaggaggaggagaagaagatgatgatgatgatgacgacGGCCCACCGCCTGGATTTCATTGCATTGCTACCCAAATAGAAGAAAATTTAGTTAAGGAAGAAAAAGATGCAGAAATTaatgaaaatgaagatgatgaagatgaagatgtcGATGGTCCACCACCTGGATGGTCTTCAATTCCTCCTGCAACCTTTCAGCCAGTTCACCCTTCTG ACGTAGAAATGTCGGACAAGCAAAAAGAGGATGAAAATGAAGAAGGGCCTCCACCTGGGTGGCACTCAGTTCCACTGGCCTCACAGTCATCAGAAGCTGTTCTTGCTG ATACACAAACGGGAAATCATGAAGACAGAACCAAATACATTGATGAAGGGTCCCAACCAGGGCAGAAATCTGTACCTCCACTGAAGTTGCTTCCACCTACACCACCTCGACCACTACCTGCAGTATCATCTCCTTCGG ATCATCAGGTTGGACAAGTCAAGTGCGGGGGTTGTGCAGTGTTGCTCATGTACCCATATGGAGCACCATCTGTCAGATGTTGCTCTTGCCGCTCTGTGACAGAAATTGGT GCTCACAACAGGCGACCCCCTCTATCTGTGCAACAGGCTCGCCGACCGCTTTCTGTCAACCGTGTTCATTAG
- the LOC140035496 gene encoding uncharacterized protein — MEEKVGSVAYKLKLPAGTRLHPVFHVSLLKKKLGTLRGSSINLPELDTQDQCPMQPEAILSRRVILRNEQPVIQFLIKWSQLEAEEASWEDKSFIERQFPAFQT; from the coding sequence ATGGAGGAGAAAGTTGGTTCAGTGGCTTACAAATTGAAGTTACCAGCAGGCACGAGGTTGCACCCTGTGTTCCATGTCTCACTGCTCAAGAAGAAGCTGGGCACACTGCGAGGAAGCTCTATCAATCTGCCAGAATTAGATACACAAGACCAATGTCCAATGCAGCCCGAGGCAATCCTGAGTAGAAGAGTCATTTTACGCAATGAGCAACCTGTCATTCAGTTCTTGATTAAATGGAGTCAATTGGAGGCAGAGGAAGCTTCTTGGGAGGATAAGTCTTTCATCGAACGACAGTTTCCTGCATTCCAGACTTGA